One Streptosporangium sp. NBC_01495 DNA window includes the following coding sequences:
- a CDS encoding ATP-binding protein yields the protein MTTPAGWRRDGNLPNELTSFVGRTRLLTTLRQRLGEHRLVTVTGIGGVGKSRTALRIAHQMRSDFKDGVWFADLARLQDSGMVRHTITSALGIADQSARSADETLVEWLGDREILLIIDTCEHLVDACGALFEDLLDNAAGLTILATSRQSLNARGEHTVTIPPLAVPGDSPGEDVFTNEAVQLFVARASAVVPNFMLDEHNIGPVAELCRRLDGIPLAIELAAVRMRALSVEQILGLLADRFSLLAGASRTALPRHQTLRAAIGWSHELCEPAERLLWARLAVFAGDFELDAARYVCSGDSLPSEDIMELISSLVEKSILLSDGTPSGHRYRLIDTLRQYGEEWLDKLGETAGIRKRHRDYYLQLAKRSEDAWSGARQVYWYVRMRHEHDNIRVALDHCLRNPGEVQEGLKLLSSLWFMWVACGLAREGRLYLEKTLELARQPSPDRCKALWVLSYINSAQGNITGAIEAAEQCSSDAVRVGDSGAVILATKMLGTAAFLQNDLQKASALLGVAIEFHKSGRELNPGLLPSIVELSMVLLIQNEPAEAEVLLRDCIAVCTQRGELWLRSYAIYALASVYQAMGRSPEAMSNAREALRLKRYFHDVLGIGLAIEVVAKQALEDGQATLAARLMGGGQANWRTFGMPQLGSPFFNSEHDRCIKECRRVLGEEAHEKAFAQGRKLNLEELIVLALGDHEDGQVVQG from the coding sequence ATGACAACGCCAGCAGGATGGCGGCGAGACGGCAATCTGCCCAACGAGCTGACCAGCTTCGTGGGGCGCACCAGGTTGCTCACCACACTCCGGCAGCGGCTGGGCGAGCACCGCCTGGTCACGGTGACCGGCATCGGGGGCGTCGGTAAGTCCCGCACCGCCCTGCGGATCGCGCACCAGATGCGGAGCGACTTCAAGGACGGCGTCTGGTTCGCCGACCTGGCCCGCCTCCAGGACTCGGGGATGGTCCGTCACACGATCACCTCGGCCCTCGGGATCGCCGACCAGTCCGCCCGCTCGGCGGACGAGACGCTGGTCGAGTGGCTGGGCGACCGCGAGATCCTCCTGATCATCGACACGTGCGAGCACCTGGTCGACGCGTGCGGTGCCCTGTTCGAAGACCTGCTCGACAACGCCGCGGGGCTGACCATCCTGGCGACCAGCCGCCAGTCGCTGAACGCCAGGGGCGAGCACACGGTCACCATCCCGCCGCTGGCCGTCCCCGGTGACTCCCCCGGCGAGGACGTCTTCACCAACGAGGCGGTGCAGCTCTTCGTCGCGCGGGCGAGCGCGGTGGTGCCCAACTTCATGCTGGACGAGCACAACATCGGCCCGGTGGCCGAGCTCTGCCGCCGCCTCGACGGCATACCGCTCGCCATCGAGCTGGCCGCGGTCCGGATGCGTGCCCTGTCGGTGGAGCAGATCCTCGGCCTGCTGGCCGACCGGTTCAGCCTGCTCGCGGGGGCCAGCCGCACGGCGCTGCCCAGGCACCAGACGCTGCGGGCCGCGATCGGCTGGAGCCACGAGCTGTGCGAGCCGGCCGAGCGGCTGCTGTGGGCGCGGCTGGCGGTCTTCGCCGGAGATTTCGAGCTCGACGCCGCCCGCTACGTCTGCTCGGGCGACAGCCTCCCCTCCGAGGACATCATGGAGCTCATCTCCAGCCTGGTGGAGAAGTCGATCCTGCTGAGCGACGGCACGCCCTCCGGGCACCGCTACCGGCTGATCGACACGCTGCGGCAGTACGGCGAGGAGTGGCTGGACAAGCTCGGCGAGACCGCCGGGATCAGGAAGAGGCACCGCGACTACTACCTGCAGCTGGCCAAGCGGAGCGAGGACGCCTGGTCGGGCGCCCGCCAGGTCTACTGGTACGTCAGGATGCGCCACGAGCACGACAACATCCGCGTCGCGCTCGACCACTGCCTGCGCAACCCCGGCGAGGTACAGGAGGGGCTGAAACTGCTGTCCTCCCTGTGGTTCATGTGGGTGGCCTGCGGTCTGGCCCGCGAGGGCAGGCTCTACCTGGAGAAGACCCTGGAGCTGGCGCGCCAGCCGAGCCCCGACCGGTGCAAGGCGCTGTGGGTGCTGTCCTACATCAACAGCGCGCAGGGAAACATCACCGGCGCGATCGAGGCCGCGGAGCAGTGCAGCTCCGACGCCGTCAGGGTCGGCGACTCGGGCGCGGTCATCCTGGCCACCAAGATGCTCGGCACGGCCGCGTTCCTCCAGAACGACCTGCAGAAGGCGAGCGCGCTGCTGGGCGTGGCGATCGAGTTCCACAAGAGCGGGCGCGAGCTCAACCCGGGCCTGCTGCCCTCGATCGTCGAGCTGTCCATGGTGCTGCTCATCCAGAACGAGCCGGCCGAGGCCGAGGTGCTGCTGCGCGACTGCATCGCGGTCTGCACCCAGCGCGGCGAGCTGTGGCTGCGCTCGTACGCCATCTACGCGCTCGCCAGCGTGTACCAGGCGATGGGCCGTTCCCCCGAGGCCATGTCGAACGCGCGCGAGGCGCTCCGGCTCAAGCGCTACTTCCACGACGTGCTCGGCATCGGCCTGGCGATCGAGGTGGTGGCCAAGCAGGCGCTGGAGGACGGCCAGGCGACGCTCGCGGCCCGGCTGATGGGTGGCGGCCAGGCCAACTGGCGCACCTTCGGGATGCCGCAGCTGGGCTCCCCGTTCTTCAACTCCGAGCACGACCGCTGCATCAAGGAGTGCAGGCGCGTGCTCGGCGAGGAGGCTCACGAGAAGGCGTTCGCCCAGGGCAGGAAGCTCAACCTGGAGGAGCTGATCGTCCTCGCGCTCGGAGACCACGAGGACGGCCAGGTCGTTCAGGGGTGA
- a CDS encoding MFS transporter, protein MSVVQPVPDPRAALAEPTRRVGPWWVAGISLANLALWMAYFGPLQVLLPSQVASIDPVDKEGSLALVTGVGAAVAMLFNPVAGALSDRTAGRFGRRHPWSLGGALVGAGALVLLAGQGSILGVMAGWCLAQAGLNAMQAALGAGVPDHVPIGQRGEVSGWIGIPQSLGVVLAVVLVTMVATTTESGYFLIAALVPLCVLPFVLTTPDPRPAARPPFEAGAFLRGFWISPRTHPDFFWAWLTRFLMQLGNAVATLYLLYFLTDAVGYERLFPGEKAEDGLLVLILIYTAAVVLTTVIAGVVSDRIGRRRALVTVSGMISVIPAVMLAFWPQWPVATVGAAIMGVGFGIYLSVDNALVTQVLPAAEGRAKDLGVINIANSGPQVLGPVIAGPIVAGLGGYPVLYMTSAVLALLGAVLVWKIRSVP, encoded by the coding sequence ATGAGCGTCGTCCAGCCCGTCCCCGACCCGCGGGCGGCGCTCGCCGAGCCGACACGCAGGGTGGGACCCTGGTGGGTGGCCGGCATCTCGCTGGCCAATCTGGCGCTCTGGATGGCCTACTTCGGGCCGCTCCAGGTGCTGCTGCCCTCGCAGGTGGCGTCGATCGACCCGGTGGACAAGGAAGGGTCGCTGGCGCTGGTCACCGGGGTGGGGGCCGCCGTCGCGATGCTGTTCAACCCCGTCGCCGGAGCGCTGTCCGACCGTACGGCCGGGCGCTTCGGGCGCAGGCACCCGTGGTCGCTGGGCGGGGCGCTGGTCGGTGCCGGGGCGCTGGTCCTGCTGGCGGGTCAGGGCTCGATCCTCGGCGTGATGGCCGGGTGGTGTCTCGCGCAGGCCGGGCTCAACGCGATGCAGGCTGCGCTCGGCGCCGGGGTGCCCGACCACGTCCCGATCGGCCAGCGAGGTGAGGTCTCGGGCTGGATCGGGATTCCCCAGTCACTCGGGGTGGTGCTCGCCGTGGTCCTGGTCACCATGGTCGCCACCACCACCGAATCCGGATATTTCTTGATAGCGGCGCTGGTCCCGCTCTGCGTGCTCCCCTTCGTCCTCACCACCCCCGACCCCCGGCCGGCGGCCAGACCGCCCTTCGAAGCCGGTGCCTTCCTGCGGGGGTTCTGGATCAGCCCCCGCACCCACCCCGACTTCTTCTGGGCCTGGCTGACACGTTTCCTGATGCAGCTGGGCAACGCCGTCGCCACGCTCTACCTGCTGTACTTCCTCACCGACGCGGTCGGCTACGAGAGGCTCTTCCCCGGCGAGAAGGCCGAGGACGGCCTGCTCGTGCTGATCCTGATCTACACCGCGGCCGTCGTGCTCACCACCGTCATCGCGGGTGTCGTCTCCGACAGGATCGGCCGACGCAGGGCGCTCGTCACGGTCTCCGGCATGATCAGCGTGATCCCCGCGGTGATGCTCGCGTTCTGGCCGCAGTGGCCGGTGGCGACGGTCGGCGCCGCGATCATGGGGGTCGGCTTCGGCATCTACCTCTCGGTCGACAACGCCCTGGTCACCCAGGTCCTGCCCGCCGCCGAGGGGCGAGCCAAGGATCTCGGGGTCATCAACATCGCCAACTCGGGCCCCCAGGTGCTCGGCCCCGTCATCGCCGGTCCCATCGTGGCCGGTCTCGGCGGCTACCCCGTCCTCTACATGACCTCGGCGGTCCTCGCCCTCCTCGGCGCCGTACTCGTCTGGAAGATCCGCTCGGTTCCCTGA
- a CDS encoding copper resistance D family protein, with amino-acid sequence MTVTTERVAEAGTTGRLVVGGLVSGALVAVLTATALSRQEAVPGIAIPGPPVEYGLPVLRVLLDLAAVAVVGLSLLPKLLGFDDPDRTEPVMRRARPMAVTFAWAWALLALVVIVFQTAELNPGLIPTPGMIAEYVDSVGAGQGMLFSAACALSYAGIGLLAVRYGEKVPAELRIVIALFGLLPIPVTGHAVDSVWHDPIMISMELHVMGAAAWTGGLLTIVLLVAGDRELLARVLPAFSRLATLALVVVGVSGLVNGLATMALTPGVELPGALLTNEYGLLVLAKVACVALLIPFAAHIRFRLLPHIAERRATAVVAWAAAEITVMGLAYGVAVALTSASLS; translated from the coding sequence ATGACCGTGACCACCGAGCGGGTCGCCGAGGCCGGCACCACCGGAAGGCTGGTCGTCGGCGGGCTCGTGTCCGGGGCCCTGGTGGCCGTGCTGACCGCGACGGCGCTCTCCCGCCAGGAGGCGGTGCCGGGGATCGCCATCCCCGGGCCGCCGGTGGAGTACGGGCTGCCGGTGCTGCGGGTGCTGCTCGACCTGGCGGCGGTGGCGGTGGTCGGGCTCAGCCTGCTGCCGAAGCTGCTCGGCTTCGACGACCCCGACCGCACGGAGCCGGTGATGCGCCGGGCCCGGCCGATGGCCGTGACCTTCGCCTGGGCGTGGGCGCTGCTGGCGCTGGTCGTCATCGTGTTCCAGACGGCCGAGCTGAACCCCGGGCTGATCCCCACCCCCGGCATGATCGCCGAGTACGTCGACAGCGTCGGCGCCGGGCAGGGCATGCTCTTCAGCGCCGCCTGCGCGCTGTCCTACGCCGGGATCGGGCTGCTGGCCGTGCGGTACGGCGAGAAGGTCCCGGCCGAGCTGCGGATCGTGATCGCCCTCTTCGGGCTGCTGCCGATCCCGGTCACCGGCCACGCGGTCGACTCGGTCTGGCACGACCCCATCATGATCTCGATGGAGCTGCACGTGATGGGCGCGGCGGCGTGGACCGGCGGCCTGCTCACGATCGTCCTGCTGGTCGCCGGAGACCGCGAGCTGCTGGCCAGGGTGCTTCCGGCGTTCTCCAGGCTGGCGACCCTGGCGCTCGTCGTGGTCGGCGTCTCAGGCCTGGTGAACGGCCTGGCCACGATGGCCCTCACCCCCGGAGTGGAGCTGCCGGGGGCTCTCCTGACCAACGAGTACGGCCTGCTGGTGCTGGCCAAGGTCGCGTGCGTGGCGCTGCTGATCCCGTTCGCCGCCCACATCCGCTTCCGCCTGCTGCCGCACATCGCGGAGCGGCGGGCGACGGCGGTCGTCGCGTGGGCGGCGGCCGAGATCACCGTGATGGGGCTGGCCTACGGGGTTGCGGTGGCTCTGACCAGCGCCTCCCTGTCCTGA
- a CDS encoding CocE/NonD family hydrolase, translated as MQRGGKRAAWVPGIAVAAVLVVGVAAWLVWPSDPDVRAQNQMITVVDGPGDDQRVTLDTSFFPPAGGGRAPAVLLAHGFGGSKQSVRDAAVRLAQDGYAVLTWSARGFGRSSGQIALNSPDYEVKDVRQLVDWVARRPEVRLDAAGDPRVGVAGGSYGGAISLMAAAHDPRIDAIAPQITWYDLADALFPNATGQGPESGVFKRMWAGLFFSRGGPTPDAAALAALGGGAGDAGDGDESPPAQPRPLTAEEVRCGRFLPEICDMYQKVAESGRATANAVETLRRSSPISVPGKIKVPTLLLQGQRDSLFTLGQADANARAIAATGAPVEVAWFDGGHDGGNGEVDWLHEKTLGWFDRYLKNDEGAGQSGGSFTVTRDGGRDPGTRRPVQLHAVAGRYPGLSGTGQTSVPLSGSGQQVANPPGGSPSSISAVPGFGGLGGGATANLSIDMAGQSATFDSAPLAAPLQVTGSSTVRVRVTPERSGSPAAGDVAPGDEAESGTRPDTGEAEAGSAGTRAAGEVTLFAKLYDVAGATQAPILPEGLVAPIRIAIPESGSGEATVTLPAIDHRFDVGHRLRVAFTTTDLGYSTPATPAVYQVALVSPAVTVPTYATLRTPSTGPAWWIWALPLLSLVVAAALLLAGRRRPADEHDPELDSVPLRIHGLTKAYRNGELAVNDLSFTVEHGQVLGLLGPNGAGKTTTLRMLMGLIRPDGGEVRIFGHRVAPGAPVLSRLGSFVEGPGFLPHLNGRDNLELYWKATGRPAEDARFAEALEIAGLGKALERAVRTYSQGMRQRLAIAQAMLGLPDLLVLDEPTNGLDPPQIREMREVLIRYARGGRTVIVSSHLLAEVEQTCSHVVVMHRGRLVTAGTVAELLSSRTPVNGSGTRLEDVFLDLIGEKA; from the coding sequence ATGCAACGTGGGGGAAAACGGGCCGCCTGGGTCCCGGGGATCGCTGTGGCCGCCGTGCTGGTCGTCGGTGTCGCGGCCTGGCTGGTGTGGCCGTCCGATCCGGACGTACGGGCCCAGAACCAGATGATCACGGTGGTCGACGGGCCCGGCGACGACCAGCGGGTCACGCTGGACACGAGCTTCTTCCCCCCGGCCGGGGGTGGCAGGGCCCCCGCGGTGCTGCTCGCGCACGGCTTCGGCGGCAGCAAGCAGAGCGTCAGGGACGCCGCCGTACGGCTGGCCCAGGACGGCTACGCCGTGCTGACCTGGTCCGCGCGGGGCTTCGGCCGCTCCTCGGGACAGATCGCGCTGAACTCCCCCGACTACGAGGTCAAGGACGTGCGCCAGCTGGTCGACTGGGTCGCCAGGCGGCCCGAGGTCCGGCTCGACGCGGCGGGCGACCCGCGGGTGGGCGTCGCGGGCGGCTCCTACGGCGGGGCCATCTCGCTGATGGCCGCCGCCCACGATCCCAGGATCGACGCGATCGCCCCGCAGATCACCTGGTACGACCTGGCCGACGCGCTGTTCCCCAACGCCACCGGGCAGGGCCCGGAGAGCGGGGTGTTCAAGCGCATGTGGGCCGGGCTGTTCTTCAGCCGGGGCGGTCCCACGCCGGACGCGGCCGCTCTGGCCGCCCTCGGCGGGGGCGCGGGAGACGCGGGGGACGGGGACGAGTCGCCGCCCGCCCAGCCCCGGCCGCTCACCGCGGAGGAGGTCCGGTGCGGCCGGTTCCTGCCGGAGATCTGTGACATGTACCAGAAGGTGGCGGAGAGCGGCCGGGCGACGGCGAACGCGGTGGAGACGCTGCGCAGGTCCAGCCCGATCTCGGTGCCCGGGAAGATCAAAGTTCCGACGCTGCTGCTCCAGGGGCAGCGCGACTCGCTGTTCACCCTGGGCCAGGCGGACGCCAACGCCAGGGCGATCGCCGCCACCGGCGCCCCGGTGGAGGTCGCCTGGTTCGACGGCGGCCACGACGGCGGCAACGGCGAGGTCGACTGGCTGCACGAGAAGACGCTCGGCTGGTTCGACCGCTACCTGAAGAACGACGAGGGGGCCGGGCAGTCCGGCGGTTCCTTCACCGTCACCCGCGACGGCGGGCGCGACCCCGGGACCCGGCGCCCGGTCCAGCTGCACGCCGTCGCCGGTCGCTATCCGGGGCTGTCTGGCACCGGTCAGACCTCCGTGCCGCTCAGCGGGTCCGGCCAGCAGGTGGCCAATCCGCCCGGTGGATCCCCCTCCTCGATCTCCGCGGTCCCCGGCTTCGGCGGTCTCGGCGGCGGAGCCACCGCGAACCTGTCGATCGACATGGCGGGCCAGAGCGCCACCTTCGACTCCGCCCCGCTGGCCGCCCCGCTCCAGGTCACCGGCAGCTCGACCGTGCGGGTGCGGGTGACGCCCGAACGGTCCGGGTCCCCCGCGGCGGGTGACGTCGCGCCGGGTGACGAAGCGGAGAGCGGCACGCGGCCGGACACCGGCGAGGCGGAGGCCGGATCCGCCGGGACGCGGGCGGCGGGCGAGGTGACGCTGTTCGCCAAGCTCTACGACGTCGCGGGCGCGACCCAGGCACCGATCCTGCCCGAGGGGCTCGTCGCCCCGATCAGGATCGCGATCCCCGAGAGCGGCTCGGGCGAGGCCACGGTGACCCTGCCGGCCATCGACCACAGGTTCGACGTCGGGCACCGGCTGCGCGTCGCGTTCACCACCACCGACCTGGGCTACAGCACCCCCGCGACCCCGGCCGTCTACCAGGTCGCCCTGGTCTCACCGGCCGTGACCGTCCCCACTTACGCCACCCTGCGTACCCCCTCGACCGGCCCGGCCTGGTGGATCTGGGCACTGCCGCTGCTCTCCCTCGTCGTCGCGGCGGCCCTGCTGCTCGCCGGGCGCCGCCGCCCCGCCGACGAGCACGACCCCGAGCTCGACTCCGTACCGCTGCGGATCCACGGCCTGACCAAGGCGTACCGGAACGGCGAGCTCGCGGTGAACGACCTGTCGTTCACCGTCGAGCACGGCCAGGTGCTCGGCCTGCTCGGCCCCAACGGGGCGGGCAAGACCACCACCCTGCGCATGCTGATGGGCCTGATCAGACCCGACGGCGGCGAGGTGCGGATCTTCGGTCACCGGGTGGCGCCCGGTGCCCCGGTCCTGTCCAGGCTCGGCTCGTTCGTCGAGGGCCCGGGTTTCCTGCCGCACCTCAACGGCCGCGACAACCTGGAGCTGTACTGGAAGGCGACCGGCCGGCCCGCCGAGGACGCCCGGTTCGCCGAGGCCCTGGAGATCGCCGGGCTCGGCAAGGCCCTGGAGCGCGCCGTCCGCACCTACTCGCAGGGCATGCGCCAGCGCCTGGCCATCGCGCAGGCCATGCTCGGCCTGCCCGACCTGCTCGTCCTGGACGAACCCACCAACGGTCTCGACCCGCCCCAGATCCGCGAGATGCGCGAGGTCCTGATCCGCTACGCCAGGGGGGGCCGCACGGTCATCGTCTCCAGCCACCTGCTCGCCGAGGTGGAGCAGACCTGCAGTCACGTGGTGGTCATGCACCGCGGGCGTCTCGTCACAGCCGGGACCGTGGCCGAGCTGCTGAGCAGTCGCACCCCGGTCAACGGCTCCGGCACCCGCCTGGAAGACGTCTTCCTGGACCTGATCGGAGAGAAGGCGTGA
- a CDS encoding ABC transporter permease produces the protein MSDTDGARGTMTGATGDGPARHDPARNRGAENGVPGEGVAENGSARGYAPGRTLPLAVEIVRQFKRRRTLVMFGLLLALPWILVIAFKVGAGSGQPTTTLRISDLATEGGLNFAAFALSVSASFLLVVAVALFCGDTVASEASWSSLRYLLATPIPRDRLLRQKLVVAMGYSAAAVICLPVMALLAGTLAFGWNDVRVPGTGETIAALDVLPRFGVVIGYALVSQFVVAALAFLLSVSTDSPLGAVGGAVGLVIVSNILQAVEALGWLREFLPTFWNTAWLDALAPQPEYDGMLKGVAVSVTYSAILIAFAFRRFRVKDVVS, from the coding sequence GTGAGCGACACCGACGGTGCTCGTGGCACCATGACCGGCGCGACGGGCGACGGCCCCGCGCGGCACGACCCCGCACGAAACCGGGGCGCGGAGAACGGCGTCCCCGGCGAGGGCGTCGCGGAGAACGGTTCGGCGCGCGGTTACGCGCCCGGCCGCACGCTGCCGCTCGCCGTGGAGATCGTCCGGCAGTTCAAGCGGCGCCGCACGCTGGTGATGTTCGGCCTGCTGCTCGCGCTGCCGTGGATCCTGGTGATCGCCTTCAAGGTCGGCGCCGGGTCCGGGCAGCCGACCACCACGCTGCGCATCTCCGACCTGGCCACCGAGGGCGGGCTGAACTTCGCGGCGTTCGCCCTGTCGGTGTCGGCGAGCTTCCTGCTGGTCGTCGCGGTGGCGCTGTTCTGCGGCGACACGGTGGCCAGCGAGGCCAGCTGGTCGTCGCTGCGCTACCTGCTGGCCACCCCGATCCCGCGCGACCGCCTGCTGCGGCAGAAGCTGGTCGTCGCGATGGGCTACTCGGCGGCGGCGGTGATCTGCCTGCCGGTGATGGCCCTGCTGGCCGGGACCCTCGCCTTCGGATGGAACGACGTCCGGGTGCCGGGGACCGGCGAGACGATCGCCGCCCTGGACGTGCTGCCCCGGTTCGGGGTGGTGATCGGCTACGCCCTGGTCAGCCAGTTCGTGGTCGCGGCACTGGCCTTCCTGCTCTCCGTCAGCACCGACTCCCCGCTGGGGGCGGTCGGCGGGGCGGTCGGCCTGGTGATCGTCAGCAACATCCTGCAGGCGGTCGAGGCGCTCGGCTGGCTCAGGGAGTTCTTGCCGACGTTCTGGAACACCGCGTGGCTGGACGCCCTCGCCCCTCAGCCGGAGTATGACGGCATGCTCAAGGGGGTGGCCGTCTCCGTCACCTACTCGGCGATCCTGATCGCGTTCGCCTTCCGCCGCTTCCGCGTCAAGGACGTGGTCTCCTAG
- a CDS encoding copper resistance CopC family protein has translation MRRLLTVLLLASAALLGAVAPAQAHNVLISSDPKNGTELATGPEKITLTFDQPVRQGFAQISVIGPDGARWEEGKTTVDRTKVSVGVKPLGPAGVYAVGYRILSSDGHPVSKKITFTLTVAGRGTSAQAPATSAPVVSAAAPQGPDLGAQAAEAAQNGGAGMAVLWIAGSIVLLGGATIVAMRRTREQGGAG, from the coding sequence GTGAGGCGGCTACTCACGGTCCTGCTGCTCGCGTCCGCCGCGCTGCTCGGCGCGGTCGCCCCGGCACAGGCCCACAACGTGCTGATCAGCAGCGACCCCAAGAACGGTACCGAGCTGGCCACCGGGCCCGAGAAGATCACACTCACCTTCGACCAGCCCGTCCGGCAGGGCTTCGCGCAGATCAGCGTGATCGGCCCGGACGGCGCGCGGTGGGAGGAGGGGAAGACGACCGTCGACAGGACGAAGGTCAGCGTCGGCGTGAAGCCCCTCGGCCCCGCCGGGGTGTACGCGGTGGGCTACCGGATCCTCTCCTCCGACGGTCATCCGGTCTCCAAAAAGATCACCTTCACCCTGACCGTCGCTGGCCGGGGCACCTCCGCCCAGGCTCCCGCCACCTCCGCCCCCGTGGTCTCCGCCGCCGCGCCGCAGGGCCCCGATCTGGGCGCCCAGGCCGCCGAGGCCGCGCAGAACGGCGGGGCCGGGATGGCCGTGCTGTGGATCGCGGGCTCCATCGTCCTGCTGGGCGGGGCCACCATCGTGGCGATGCGCCGTACGAGGGAGCAGGGAGGCGCGGGATGA
- a CDS encoding condensation domain-containing protein produces the protein MTAGLARLSATSVEFTGARGGESPLSWGQLAIWRLTRWLDDDDPYFNMPWVLPVYGKRDLDTVLRALRVLVERHETLRTTYEETPGGLVQRVARQGRFAVEVYDAGEARPIAAARELSARLAATAFDYATELPFRCAVVTVDGRPRTVALTLSHLAVDGGALDVLARDWRDLLAGGEMPAPAWQPMDQAAFEREGAGAARGERTLRHWRAVLERAPLTMFDFPRTAPEEPRFVKVGMESAAVAAAAEVLAARWSVSTASVLTAASAVLLGALTGHRELVMQLVVANRHDPRVAAMAGSAVQDGIFVLALPEGTFADAARAGHRQALTAYRNAHYDPYRMMALREEVGRERGRPVDLSAYFNDTRTVGHWPHLPAVEPPGDPAAIAALTGRTRTFHVGSWPEVDATALFATGTATNTCELYLMADTSYLPRPTAYALLRGLETLLVASVAGDVPLDEVAGLCGIVPVERPAAQNGSSAGSPGTGPTKVAGDPGVPGPREVADDHV, from the coding sequence ATGACGGCCGGTCTCGCGCGGCTGAGCGCGACGTCCGTGGAGTTCACCGGCGCGCGGGGCGGCGAGTCGCCGCTCAGCTGGGGTCAGCTGGCCATCTGGCGGCTCACCCGGTGGCTGGACGACGACGACCCGTACTTCAACATGCCCTGGGTGCTGCCCGTCTACGGCAAGCGCGACCTCGACACCGTCCTGCGGGCACTGCGCGTGCTCGTCGAGCGGCACGAGACGCTGAGGACGACGTACGAGGAGACTCCCGGCGGGCTGGTCCAGCGCGTGGCGCGCCAGGGCCGGTTCGCCGTCGAGGTGTACGACGCGGGGGAGGCCAGGCCGATCGCCGCCGCCAGGGAGCTCTCCGCCCGGCTGGCCGCCACCGCGTTCGACTACGCGACCGAGCTGCCGTTCCGCTGCGCCGTCGTGACCGTCGACGGCCGTCCCAGGACGGTGGCCCTCACCCTGTCCCACCTGGCCGTGGACGGCGGGGCCCTGGACGTGCTGGCGCGCGACTGGCGGGACCTGCTCGCCGGTGGCGAGATGCCCGCCCCCGCCTGGCAGCCGATGGACCAGGCCGCCTTCGAGCGTGAGGGAGCGGGCGCCGCCCGTGGCGAGCGGACGCTGCGTCACTGGCGCGCGGTCCTGGAGAGGGCGCCCCTGACCATGTTCGACTTCCCCCGCACGGCGCCGGAGGAGCCGCGGTTCGTCAAGGTCGGCATGGAGTCGGCCGCCGTCGCGGCGGCGGCCGAGGTGCTGGCGGCGCGCTGGTCGGTCAGCACGGCCAGCGTGCTGACCGCGGCGAGCGCGGTGCTGCTGGGCGCGCTCACCGGCCACCGCGAGCTGGTCATGCAGCTCGTCGTGGCCAACCGGCACGATCCCCGGGTCGCCGCCATGGCGGGCAGTGCCGTGCAGGACGGGATCTTCGTTCTCGCCCTGCCGGAGGGGACGTTCGCCGACGCCGCCCGCGCCGGACACCGGCAGGCGCTGACCGCCTACCGGAACGCGCACTACGACCCGTACCGGATGATGGCGCTGCGCGAGGAGGTCGGCCGCGAGCGAGGGAGGCCCGTCGACCTGTCGGCCTACTTCAACGACACGCGGACCGTCGGCCACTGGCCCCACCTGCCCGCGGTGGAGCCACCGGGCGACCCCGCCGCGATCGCCGCCCTCACCGGGCGGACCAGGACCTTCCACGTCGGATCCTGGCCCGAGGTGGACGCCACGGCCCTGTTCGCCACCGGCACCGCCACCAACACCTGCGAGCTGTACCTGATGGCCGACACCTCCTACCTGCCGCGCCCCACGGCCTACGCGCTGCTGCGCGGGCTGGAGACCCTGCTGGTCGCCTCCGTGGCCGGGGACGTCCCGCTCGACGAGGTCGCCGGGCTGTGCGGCATCGTCCCGGTCGAGCGCCCCGCCGCCCAGAACGGGTCCTCCGCCGGTTCACCCGGCACCGGCCCGACGAAGGTCGCGGGGGATCCCGGGGTGCCGGGACCGAGGGAGGTGGCCGATGACCACGTCTGA